AACTGGTACGGGCCGTAGTTGTTCGAGCAGTTCGTGATCACGCACGGCAGCCCGTACGTGCGGTGCCACGCGCGCGCGAGATGGTCCGACGCCGCCTTCGTCGCCGCGTACGGCGAGCTCGGATCGTACGGCGTCGCCTCGTCGAACGTCCCCGTCGCGCCCAACGAGCCGAACACCTCGTCGGTGGATACGTGCACCACGCGGAACGCGTCGGCGGCCGCTCCGCGCAGCCCCGCCCAGTGGCGCCGCGATTCCTGCAGCACGGTGAACGTGCCGACCACGTTCGTGTCGACGAACGCGCGCGGGCCGTCGATCGAGCGGTCGACGTGCGACTCCGCGGCGAGGTGGACCACCGCCGTCGGCCGATGCCGCTCGAACACCGCGCGCAGCGCCGGCGCGTCGCACACGTCCACGTGCTCGAACGCGTACAGCGGCGACGCCGCGACGTCCGCCACCGAGTCGAGATTGCCGGCGTACGTGAGCGCGTCGACGTTCACCACGCGCGCGCCACCGTGCACGAGATGGCGCACGAGCGCGGAGCCGATGAATCCCGCGCCGCCGGTGACGAGAACGGTCACGCCGGCGTTCCGGACGGAGCCGTCACGGGGACGTCCGGGCGCGCCTCATCCACGTGAAGCGCGCGCCGAGCACACGGAGGACGTGCAAGCTCGCTACGTGCCGAAAGCCGCTTTTCTCGATGTTGTGCCGCGACGTCACGTTGTTCGCTCGCACGCCGATAACGACGGTGTCGACGCCCGGCATGGTCGCCGCGTCGCGCGCCCGGCGCCGGATCGACTGCGTGTGCAGGCCACGACCGCGGGCCGCCCGGATCGTGTTGTCATCCCAGAGGACGGCCGAACCCTCGGGCAGCGGATATGGCGGGAGCCCCAGGTCGGTGTCCAGCGAGCGCGCCGGCGCGGTGAGCCAGCTCCAGTGCGCCAACCGGTCGTCGACCACCGCCGTGTAGACGTGGCTGCCCGACGACAGGCGCGCGCGCACGACCCGCGCGTGCTCCTCCGGCGCGGGATGCCATGGCTCATCGGGCCCATAGCGTCCCAGGTGGTCCTCGGCGTCGCGTGCGAGCTCCTCGCCGCCGGGCAGCGAGCGCGCGTGGTCCGCGGGCATCGCGTACACGCGAAACTCGCCGTGACTGGCGACCCGGGTCGCGATGC
This DNA window, taken from Gemmatirosa kalamazoonensis, encodes the following:
- the rfbB gene encoding dTDP-glucose 4,6-dehydratase, encoding MTVLVTGGAGFIGSALVRHLVHGGARVVNVDALTYAGNLDSVADVAASPLYAFEHVDVCDAPALRAVFERHRPTAVVHLAAESHVDRSIDGPRAFVDTNVVGTFTVLQESRRHWAGLRGAAADAFRVVHVSTDEVFGSLGATGTFDEATPYDPSSPYAATKAASDHLARAWHRTYGLPCVITNCSNNYGPYQFPEKLIALTILNALAGERLPVYGRGENVRDWLYVEDHAAALVAVLERGRPGETYAIGGRSERRNLDVVHAVCDLVDELRPDARFGSRRALVTFVDDRPGHDLRYAIDPSKIERELGWRASVSFEDGLRRTVAWYIDNAWWWTRVRSGVYRGERLGLAARA